One window of the Pyxicephalus adspersus chromosome 5, UCB_Pads_2.0, whole genome shotgun sequence genome contains the following:
- the RNF182 gene encoding E3 ubiquitin-protein ligase RNF182 — translation MTGQIAEDTSESPNLNSDELECKICYNRYNLRQRKPKVLGCCHRVCAKCLYKLVDCVESPQCVIVCPFCRFETRLPEDEVSSLPDDNNILLNLACGGKGRCSGDNPTELLLTPKRLSTLVTPSHSSTNCLVITIMEVQRESSPSLNATPVVEFYRPSTYDPVSMPQNWTVWNCTSLICQTSVRVFVWLLGLLYFSSLPLGIYLLVSKKVTLGVVFVSLVPSSLVILMVYGFCQCVCHEFLDCMSTS, via the coding sequence ATGACTGGGCAAATAGCTGAAGACACATCTGAGTCTCCAAATCTAAACTCGGATGAGCTGGAATGCAAGATATGTTACAACCGATATAACTTAAGACAAAGAAAACCAAAAGTTTTGGGCTGTTGTCACAGAGTATGTGCCAAATGCCTCTACAAACTTGTGGACTGTGTGGAGTCTCCTCAATGTGTAATTGTATGCCCGTTTTGTAGGTTTGAAACTCGACTACCTGAGGATGAAGTCAGCAGTCTCCCAGATGACAACAATATTTTACTTAACCTAGCATGTGGTGGCAAAGGAAGGTGTTCGGGGGACAATCCTACAGAGTTGCTTCTAACACCAAAACGCCTGTCAACTCTAGTCACTCCATCACACAGTTCTACCAACTGCCTTGTGATCACCATAATGGAAGTTCAGAGAGAAAGTTCTCCATCTCTTAATGCTACTCCTGTGGTAGAATTCTACCGGCCTTCAACATATGACCCAGTTTCGATGCCTCAGAACTGGACAGTGTGGAATTGTACATCTCTAATCTGCCAAACCTCTGTACGTGTTTTTGTTTGGCTGCTAGGATTACTCTACTTCAGTTCCTTGCCTCTTGGGATATACTTGCTGGTATCAAAAAAGGTAACCCTTGGGGTTGTCTTTGTGAGCCTTGTCCCTTCTAGCCTTGTTATACTTATGGTATATGGATTCTGCCAATGTGTATGCCATGAATTTTTGGATTGTATGTCAACATCTTAg